In Arachis hypogaea cultivar Tifrunner chromosome 2, arahy.Tifrunner.gnm2.J5K5, whole genome shotgun sequence, a genomic segment contains:
- the LOC112747662 gene encoding uncharacterized protein isoform X1 produces the protein MEAAHAAHVANEEDLTQNHPQSQPDKNTINDGNTTKNASPPNGATIPATTNLVGPTASSEPAPAPKRIGRPTFVRGNLVPPRGRGSTTRRKMAATTTPPTPAQNAAAAPPSPAQPRVVRYDVGSRSQIPASPSNVGSLSQGPLFRPTLQAQPTTPFRPSTVTRETMATASPATQSRFTGFIPTPSLKKKKPSGPPPSKPSTNDKK, from the exons ATGGAAGCTGCACATGCTGCACATGTTGcgaatgaggaagacctcactcaaAACCATCCACAAAGTCAGCCTGATAAG AATACCATCAATGATGGCAACACTACAAAAAATGCTTCACCCCCTAATGGAGCCACCATTCCAGCAACAACCAACTTGGTTGGTCCAACAGCTAGTTCAGAACCAGCACCAGCACCAAAGAGGATAGGCAGACCAACTTTTGTAAGGGGCAACCTAgttccaccaagaggaagaggcagCACCACTCGAAGAAAAATGGCAGCCACTACAACACCTCCAACTCCAGCACAAAATGCAGCAGCTGCACCACCATCCCCTGCTCAACCTAGGGTTGTCAGGTATGATGTTGGGTCTAGATCCCAAATTCCTGCATCTCCATCCAATGTTGGGTCATTGTCTCAAGGTCCATTATTTAGGCCCACTCTTCAAGCCCAACCTACAACACCATTTAGGCCATCAACTGTGACTAGGGAGACCATGGCAACAGCAAGCCCAGCCACACAGAGCAGGTTCACAGGCTTCATACCCACCCCATccttgaagaagaaaaagccatccGGACCACCACCATCAAAGCCATCAACAAATGACAAGAAATGA
- the LOC112747662 gene encoding uncharacterized protein isoform X2 has translation MRMCESAMKNDNTVHLYFDHPIDANPEIIDEELVSDGSSDSVVEVNPGGDNVKEVEVTNKVDGQANEKENKGVNETSGEVNELDMVLSVVVKENVNEVINEATVDVNESNKGENGAGEEAVNDGNVEKDTEGASAPEKPAKNVRKKHPRPPPSGLPRERRADENEVPESNPAEAEAVNEPTEETNADDVADLNEGSDLNESTDSVV, from the coding sequence ATGAGAATGTGTGAGAGTGCGATGAAGAATGACAACACTGTCCACCTATATTTTGATCACCCAATTGATGCAAACCCTGAAATCATTGATGAAGAACTCGTGTCTGATGGTAGCAGTGATAGTGTGGTTGAAGTCAATCCAGGTGGTGATAATGTCAAAGAGGTTGAAGTTACTAATAAGGTTGACGGTCAGGCTAATGAGAAGGAGAATAAAGGTGTGAATGAGACCAGTGGTGAGGTTAATGAATTGGACATGGTGTTGAGTGTGGTTGTGAAGGAGAATGTGAATGAGGTTATAAATGAGGCCACTGTTGATGTTAACGAGTCGAACAAAGGTGAGAATGGTGCAGGGGAAGAAGCTGTGAATGACGGGAATGTGGAGAAAGACACTGAAGGAGCATCAGCTCCGGAGAAACCTGCTAAGAATGTTAGAAAGAAACATCCAAGACCACCACCTAGTGGTTTACCCCGAGAAAGAAGAGCTGACGAGAATGAGGTTCCTGAGAGTAATCCTGCAGAAGCTGAAGCTGTGAATGAACCCACAGAGGAGACCAATGCTGATGATGTTGCTGATTTGAATGAAGGTTCTGATTTGAATGAAAGCACAGATTCTGTTGTATGA